Sequence from the Rutidosis leptorrhynchoides isolate AG116_Rl617_1_P2 chromosome 3, CSIRO_AGI_Rlap_v1, whole genome shotgun sequence genome:
AACGGGGTATATGGACCCAGAAAATGTAAAGACCGGCGGTGTGACCCACAAGTCCGACATTTACTCATTTGGTGttgtattattggtattattatgtgCGAGGAAAGCGGATATGTCTCTAGTTTCACAGGCCAAACTTAACTATGAAACTAAAAGAAGTGTTAATGTTGTAGTCCCATTTAGCCTATATGATCAAATAGCTAAGGTATCACACcaaactagggatggcaatggatcggatatggatcgggtgatgccgtatccatattcatatccatttagtttttgttcatccatatccatatccatatccatatccatttagtttaagATCATCcgttcatatccatatccaatggattaagcaggttaatggatatccaattgatattaaaaaaatgttatagTATTTTATAATATGCGAATAAAACGTAAACGTAGTACAACAAAAATATATATGACATGACATTAAAAATTCTATTCAtaaaaatgtgtaatctttgtcgaagatataacaaaatttgctaaacttattataaaacattgattataaaaaattaaatatgaaatttgtaagtttattttgttagatatacatattttattgtaatatattatagttattttattatagggttgaaaggaaaatgaaaatctAATGGTAAATgagcttgtaatagtaaatatataagaatatatctatatttatgtatttgtatacgtatttcgggtggtaatggatatatccatggatgaaacttttcatccatgtccatatccatatccatttaggttcatccatatccgtatccatatccatttaggttcatccatatccatcacgaagcgggtggatcgggtggatatccaccggatcgggtgaCCATTACCATCCCTACACCAAACCTTTTCAAGAGCAGCAATATCATGCGTGAATGATGAGCGAGTAAACCGCCCTAATATGAAGTATATAGTCCAGGAACTTGAGAAGGCATTGGAACATCAACAGccatatgaaagtatatatatatatatatatatatatatatatatatatatatatatatatatatatatatatatatatatatatatatatacacgtaagaCGCTACCATTTACTGTTTTCATCTGCTATCttaatatttatctattttttaCCATTATTTTTGTTGATAATAAGGAATAGTTTACATTTGGTTGGAGAAAATGGGTTAAAAAGGTAATGGGTTAAGTCGGGTTTTTTATTCTCACTTGTAAATTGTAATCCCTAAATGGATTTTATTACACGAGGTCTTTCAAAGTTTCTTACCTTGTCACACTTTTGGTCCTCTATCCAGTGACATGACCAAAAAAGCCATGATCTTCTTCCCTTGTGTTTTTTCTCTTAATTTTAGTCAAACCTAAATTCACATGACTAAAGAACATCAAAAGCTTAAACTTCATGGGTTAAGTTGGGTTTTTTATTCTCACTTGTATATTGTAATTCCTAAATGGATTTTCTTTGAGGTTACTCGCCCATTTCATGGTCTCGGACGTCTTGCGTTTGAGCCTCACCCAAGGGGGTTTTACCACACGCGATGCCGTTATGGATTCACCACGGGGATTCCTTGAGGGGAGGTAGGACTATAATGTTCGTCCCAGTAAATGATCGGGTGGGTGGGTTCCGACATTGAGTTCGGACCCCTGTCAGTGACTCCTAATCGTCATAAAAAGAATATTAAAAGCTCATTTTAAAAGTTTTTGATATAAATCAGAAAGTAAGAGAATAGACACTCAATTAATTGCGGAAGATAGATATCACTCAAATATTTTACACTTTGACAAAACACATTAATTTATAAAaggtaaaaggtagaaggtttttccTCATTCGGGCTACTCatgagggcgagtaatccgaccacatactctgatgtacgcagcccagcaggattactccctggctgtttACACCGCTTCCCTGGCCACCACAAAATATTTGTCCTAGACATGATTCGAACCTGAGACATTTTGCAATGGTTAAAAGTCATGCTAGATGAGATTTGAACTTTCGCCTTTTGCAAAGAATGTAAAGCTCTAAGCCATACGAACCATATATAGTGACATATATACAAGCCatttgagagaaatgccattttgAGAGTTGTTTCTTTCATATGTTGACAATTTTGTTTCAATTAAAAGCCTTTGGTTTTTCCCTACTTGTTGCAGAGACCCAGCTTGGAACAGTTGACATCTCAATTCAGTCACTTGAAGATTAGGCTCGACGATATAATTTTGGCCACCAATAACTTCTCTCAAGAATACCACATAGGAGGAACCACGTATTATAACATATACAGAGCAAAAATTGAACATTGGGATAGAGTAAATTATTTCTCTGtagaagaaaacaataaaagtgaaCGTGCCAAGAGACGCACCACTGTCTTCATAAAACGCCTATGTCCTCATGAAGAGAAACAAGGAGCATTCTTCACAGAGATTGAAATACTTACAACTTGTAAGCATCGCAATATAGTCACTTTACTTGGATTTTGTGACGAAGGTCTCGAGAAGATTCTTATCATTGACGATGCTTATAATGGACACCTTGCTAATCATATGGAAACCTGCATTAGCAGATCTATTCTTACTTGGGAAAAACGTTTGAAGATATGTCTTGATGTTGCATATGGATTAAAATACCTGCACTATGAGATGGAAAACCAAAAGACAGTCATAAAGCGTAATTTCTCTATATTCTCAATTGTCTTGGACGAGAACTTTGGGGCAAAGATTGTTGACTTTGAGCAATCGGTCTTCCTTCCTTCGAACCAAGATGCTCATTGTCTCGGTCTACTTCGTGGCTTTCCACCTTACATTGATCCGGAATATCGTGAGTCTCGTACGTTAAAAAGAGAATCGGATGTTTATGTTTTCGGATTAGTTTTGTTCGAAGTTTTATTTGGATGGCTAGCCGGCGATCAAATGTTCATAGAGAGTAAAGTTGGGCTGGCAGATGTGTCACGTCAATGCTTCCGTAAGGGAACAATAATGGGAATGGTAGATCCTATAATTAAGAGAGAAAGTGGTGACCATAAAGATTCAATAGACACATTTGTGAAAATTTCATATTGGTGTTTGGCTGAAACTCAAGATCGACGCCCATCAATGAAGGAGGTCGTCAAAGAGCTTGAGAAAGCATTATCATTCCAAGTaagtaacttttttttttcttcagtttAATTGAGCAATAATACAAAAAACTTCCACTTTCCTACCAAATCTCTCTTTATTCTGGCACATAAATGAAGGGATCGAAGAGATTATGGCAGATCATGTTCACCAAGAAATGACCCGAAATAGGATCTTGGTCTATTTGAGATTGTTCCTTTTAATCATAATCAAAGATGTTTTCTTGTCTCTCGTTTCTTTTCTGAACAAATCGAAGAACCTAATGGATCGAACTCATCCTTGGCTGCTACGAAAGAAAGAGGCCTTGCGGAAGGAACGTTCTGCTCTGAGTTGAAGGCAAGAGCTCCTTCCCTCCCTTCCTTATCGACATTAGCTGTATCCCATATCTCCCCATATCGTATTTAACTAAACCCCATCCCTCGCTTTGACTGTTCACCATATGTGTATCGTACCGACCCCATATCATACGTACAAGAATTTCTTCCTTCTCCCCATATCACTCATTCACATGCCATCTCATTGTTCACCCAAAAAAGGTGAGCGCCCCTGCGCGAGCCTTATTGAAAACTAAAGCAAGAAGGGATATGTTTGGAAGCTCCCAAGTCTTTCATGTCGAACTCTCGAGACAAGTATATATGCAGTTTCTTGATCTCCAACATGTTAGAACATGCAATCAACATGTATTCAACATACAATAACAATATGATATAGAAGGACTTGAATTTCTTCAGTAGCATCAATGAtcagtgtgacgccccgtacaaaatcatcgtgtatgattcgtcaacaacaggatcttcacacggtcaaacactatatgctatttgaaaaccagtttgcattcataaaaagatagcgttttacaaaagataacgtgcatcctacgaataggagcataaacataagtatttgaccctaaggtcgttacaaagccattgtttgaaattaacataaactacgaatgcaaaagaaaagttccatgaatgagacatctctagtaatgcagcggataactaatacagcaggtccttaacagcaagacagcaaatctaacagcggaagcaagaaacctctaggcacctgagaaatacacgcttaaaagtcaacacgaatgttggtgagctatagtttaagttgtaacagtaacgtaaggtaggccacgagattttagtgtaacaaaacaatatgaaaagtatatgtataaccgtgggcacccagtaactagacttaacgtttataaccccctgaaagtacacttggcgagtgtgtatgttcacgaagtattaaacacccgttaaatgctagcgcgactagcccgagtggggatgtcaaaccctatggatccatatctaagattcgcgttcaccggttcaaaaaccaatgactaaacgttaccgtgctaaggggaatgtttatgccgttgtataacccacacacatataaagtttaagtactcgtgcctagtatgtaaaacgtaaaaagcgcatgtattctcagtcccaaaataattaaagtaaaagggatgctataactcacagtgaataagcaatacaagttgatacgaaagtgtgcaagtagtaagtcggtccgaaaggtcgtcaacctaaatcaaaggttactaggtcagtaggttgtctttataaattctaatagtgcataaaataagtttaagtgtcatcatcatcaacattcatcatcataaaagctaagtaagttcgacaagaatagagatcgaaacaataggctgacttcggtcagctgctacgacctctacgtaaatcgaaaagacgcatagtcagtggccatggctccgtatatgagtcccctaaccgctgaccaattttcagaacctaaatcgtcttcgtttgaccgtggcaacggtttaagtgcgagtaggtcagaaatttcagcacaacgttaatagggtgtagtgactctcggagggccataaatcctaaatcgtaactcggattaagacgaggtctaaatggaaaatcatctactcgaaccgaactaactgaaaatcaactttccagtagcccaggtagcctgataagatacgaaaaacagtaggtaagtgctccggtggggttcttaatgcttgatgctcatcacggttctcatctttgatgcttgtagcttcaagtgtacaactcgttgatggtttagcatcacttttgaccaagattctaccatcaatacacaatatgttaagaccaagtaaggatactgtgatgacccgggaattttcgactaaatttaaactttaatctttatatgtttccgacacgataagcaaagactgtaatattgagtctcgaaaactttgaaatttatattcatgtaatcaattaccatttgaccatggtatgtatatataatatatacttattaattgaaaacgtttatgatatagatgaaaccttgtaATGAATGaagttgaatatatacaataagtcggaATGTAAAttgttaaaactatatatataaataacttgcatcgTGTATACTAAAATGTAGTTATGTATATTGTTAAattgtataaatataaaatatatattatatatataaatattaaatatttcatAATTAATAACATATAATGTTAATGTATATAAGGTGTAATTACAAGATAGAAATAGAAGTGTTATACTAAAATTTTTAGtacattcattaatattattaatattaaaactaatattaatattgaaatcagtattaattatattattattttcaatatattaatatgaaatataatatacataaactgttatattattattactaatattatgatcaACATTAATAAACATCTTATTTTATTAATAtcagtaatgatattattattgctaatattataatatacttgtaattaaaaattattgttattaatatattattaaaagaggtattaatatttttattaatattatgaattattattattattattattattattattgtaattattaatagtaataatataagatcaaaattatgattatattataaatataaatatacagaaAACCAGATTTACATGCTACAGATATAGATATAGACACAtgtatacaaataaataaataaataaatataaataccgtatatatataaatataaataaataagtatgtaatctgTTTTATATCCTTGTCAATCTGTAAATGATTTTCAGTTTTGTCTTTAGAATCTGCACAAGGACGATTTCCATATCAGATAAATCCAAGAATCTGTTTGATGTAGCTTTCCAACTGTATTTGATTTGTCCTTCCATTCCTAAACT
This genomic interval carries:
- the LOC139900644 gene encoding receptor like protein kinase S.2-like, which gives rise to MESTITKFSHLQIPLEEVLEATNNFDDENVIGSGGLGKVYQGRLLRSVKWVKIAARRFDHKYKHGIEFLSELYALATLEHENIVSIIGFCDEQNEKVIINKREAKGSLEMHLIKLNLTWIQRLKISIGIARALSYIHNEGSLIHLNINSYTILLNNKFEPKLSGFEYSIKHSIHRMDDVHLSKAIGTTGYMDPENVKTGGVTHKSDIYSFGVVLLVLLCARKADMSLVSQAKLNYETKRSVNVVVPFSLYDQIAKRPSLEQLTSQFSHLKIRLDDIILATNNFSQEYHIGGTTYYNIYRAKIEHWDRVNYFSVEENNKSERAKRRTTVFIKRLCPHEEKQGAFFTEIEILTTCKHRNIVTLLGFCDEGLEKILIIDDAYNGHLANHMETCISRSILTWEKRLKICLDVAYGLKYLHYEMENQKTVIKRNFSIFSIVLDENFGAKIVDFEQSVFLPSNQDAHCLGLLRGFPPYIDPEYRESRTLKRESDVYVFGLVLFEVLFGWLAGDQMFIESKVGLADVSRQCFRKGTIMGMVDPIIKRESGDHKDSIDTFVKISYWCLAETQDRRPSMKEVVKELEKALSFQDLGLFEIVPFNHNQRCFLVSRFFSEQIEEPNGSNSSLAATKERGLAEGTFCSELKARAPSLPSLSTLAVSHISPYRI